A window of Sutcliffiella cohnii contains these coding sequences:
- a CDS encoding GNAT family N-acetyltransferase, whose amino-acid sequence MTLSLSSFQIDNFLLDNYRNEIIYHQGLTKILDGKVIPILNNDGLAFCYFGENGIFGQREAYLIVFINGNYSMKNIIQELSKALEQMHSISFSNEIEILFLEIYTDDKDLIEKLSEMKEFLDMSRYSIKIRKKITERTMPSNVILSEPYSIRRISNEDELLVEETIDLITKALINGYKLLTDKPVNLINVKENVEASYYPLITENRISLSALNKQELCGHATVEIDEVGEGPVHREANLLDIYIKQPFMNHGLSSYLLNQIEQICLQNDISFLNATVEENDDVKLQRLLSMLDDKGYYKRSVTYYKWNN is encoded by the coding sequence ATGACTCTATCGTTATCTAGCTTTCAAATAGATAATTTTTTATTGGATAATTATAGAAATGAAATTATATACCATCAAGGTCTTACTAAAATACTAGACGGCAAGGTTATTCCAATTTTAAATAATGATGGATTGGCTTTTTGTTACTTTGGAGAGAATGGCATCTTTGGCCAAAGAGAGGCATATCTAATTGTGTTTATTAATGGAAACTATTCAATGAAGAATATAATTCAAGAGCTTAGTAAAGCATTGGAACAAATGCATTCCATTTCTTTTTCTAATGAAATTGAAATTTTATTTTTAGAAATTTATACAGATGATAAAGACTTAATAGAAAAGCTTTCTGAAATGAAGGAATTTCTAGATATGAGCCGTTACTCTATTAAAATAAGAAAAAAAATAACGGAAAGAACAATGCCATCAAATGTTATTTTAAGTGAACCTTATTCAATTAGGAGAATCTCTAATGAAGATGAATTATTAGTGGAAGAAACTATCGATCTTATTACGAAGGCATTAATAAATGGCTATAAGCTGTTAACTGATAAACCGGTTAATCTAATAAATGTAAAAGAAAATGTAGAAGCAAGTTACTATCCGCTTATTACTGAGAACAGAATCAGCTTATCAGCATTAAATAAACAAGAGTTATGTGGTCATGCAACAGTTGAGATAGATGAAGTGGGTGAGGGCCCAGTACACCGTGAAGCAAATTTACTAGATATTTATATTAAACAACCATTTATGAATCATGGGTTGTCTTCGTATTTATTAAATCAAATTGAGCAAATTTGTTTACAAAATGATATTAGTTTTCTAAACGCGACTGTTGAAGAAAACGATGACGTTAAGCTACAACGGTTATTGTCTATGCTTGATGATAAAGGATACTACAAAAGATCCGTTACATATTACAAATGGAATAATTAG